Sequence from the Thermococcus nautili genome:
AGCTTAGAGAAATTGAATTGGGATGATCTTTTGTGATTTCATATATAAATCCACTACTGAACAACAATAATAGCACTATTCCGGCAATAGATGTTATTTTAACATAATTTATAACTTGTGAAGGCGTCTTTAACGCCGTTCTTGCTAGGTATAAAAGACCCAAAGAGTAAAAAACTCCAATAATGTAAGAAAACATATGGAACAATCTTCTCGGGTCTACAACAGCAAAGTATGGAACAATTATTGTTGCCACTAACATTCCTATTGCATATATTGAAAAGCCTAAGTAAACATACCATTTGACTTTATTGTTTTCATTTTTTGTATGAATATGTTTAATCTGATATAGGAAGCATCCTATAACCCCAATAGCAATTATAAACTGGATGTATAAATATAGAAATCTTGTTATTTCATGATATATATCTCCACTTTCTTTGCTTAAGATGTATGCACCTCTTGAGAATTCTAACACGAATAATTTTAACTGCACTATAACTTGAGCGATTGTATCTATCTGAATAATTAATGCCTTAAACACTAAGGAAGTTGCTACGCTTGAGTACCATGCAATGTGAACAATTATTCCAAACAAGATTATGAGAGCTAATTGTTTATTAATATACGTAGAAAATAATTTTCCATTAGCCTCTTTAGGAAATAATCTCAAAAATGCGCCTCCAAATGCAAGTCCCACCAAATATATAAAGGATGACGAGTAATGGGAGATAACCATGGAGAAAGTAAATATTAAGGATAAGAGTAATGTATATTTTTTGACACTAAAAAGCGATAGTAAAATCAGAACAAAAAATAACTCTGCAATCGATTGCTTAGAGATTAGAGGAACTATTCTATAAAATGGCATGATTACACATACTAACAAAGCGGAGATTCCCGCTAGCTTATTTTCGTTCATGCCCCCAAATTTTTCTTGGTAATCTCTGTAAAAGGTCAAAAATACCTTGTATGTTGCGAGTACAGTAAAACTATAAAGGCCAGGCCCAATAATCTTGTAAATCTCATTTAAACCCAACTTCAGTATCAAAGAGTATATGGGCCATAATATGGCACAAACCAAGCTAGTATTATAGTAGGACAAGCTAAACATTGGAATATCACTTTTGTATAAGAACTCATATGAAGGGTTCCAAATTCCGTTAATTATGGTGGTCTCAGAGACAATGTACTCCCCTATCGCATCTAGCGGAGGTATGTACTCAGTTATTAACGTTATGTGCCATATTAGAGCAATAGCTACAATCCAAATAGCGTAAGAATATAATTTTCCGGGAATTATATCAGCAAATCCAACTAACAAAACGACTAAAGCAATGACAACAATCATAACCATTAATAAGATATTGTTAGCATAATAATTTACTAAATACGTCCCAAATATTGCCATAAATGGTATCAAGCTCAAGAACAAAAATTGTGAAGACAAAATATCCTTCAAATTAATAAAATCTGGATTGCAGTAGTCTCTATCTCTAAAATATGCCCAAATCGACAGTAGCAAGGTTGCTAGGGTGAACGTAACCACAATTGGAATTTCTGAGATAGGTTTATCTGTTATTCCAAGCATTGGATAAAACATATTCATTAGGAACCCAACAAACATATCAAAAAACAAGCTAAGCCCAACAGCATACATAAAACTCTCCTCGGATGTTAGTTTATGTATTTTAAGTATCCTAAGAAGTAAATATCCCGGAATAAATGTGATATACACAAAACCTAGAATCTGTCTTAAAAATGGAATCTCAATACCAAGTTTGTTCATGCTAAATATTCCAAGATATGCTAACTGAATACTGAATATTACTATAAGAAAGCTTTTGATATCCCAATCGTTCATTTTAAGAGGACTTTTAATTTTCATATCCCTACACCTTTATGTTCCATTATATACTTCTTCATATACTTTTAAGGTTTCTTCTGCTGTTTTTCTCCAGCTGAATAGCTTAGCTCTTCTTAAACCTTTTTTAGATAGTTCCTCTCTCAATCCCTTGTTAGTTAGAACTTCGTACATTGCTTTAGTCAGACCATTAACATCATAGGGATTGACCATTATTCCCGCATTACCAACGACCTCTGGCAGAGATGAAGTGTTTGATGTTATAACTGGCGTTCCACAAGCCATGGCCTCCAGAGGGGGCAAGCCAAACCCTTCGTATAAAGATGGATAAACAAATAAATCTGCGGCATTATATAGCGATGGCAAGTCTTCTCTTGGAACATAACCAGTGAAAATAATATCTCTCTGTAGATTAAGCTTGCCAATAAGTTCAAAAATATCCTCGTATTTGTATCTCTTTACACCCGTTATTAATAGCTTATGTTCAAATTTTTTCTTTTTAAGTTTATAGTAGGCCTTAATGAGAGTTGAAACATTTTTGTTTGGTGCTAAACCCCCAACGTACAATATAAATGGATAGTTTAGGTTGTATTTTTGTTTGATTTTTTCGACTTCATTTTCTGGTAATGGCTTGTAGTCTTCATCAACTCCCAAGTGAACAACTCTGATTTTTTCCTCTGGAATTTTGAAATATTTTATGATGTCTAACTTAGTATTATGTGAATCTGCAATAATTGCATCAGCAGTTTTGAGAGTTCTTGGAAGAAGAAACCTATAAGTATAACGAAGTGCTAAATGATAGAACTTCGGGAAAAGATATGGCATAACGTCGTGGATTGTAACTACCTTCTTATAGCTTTTTAGTTTTTGAATGATAGTTGGATTTTCTGGAATATGTATAATATCTAAATCTAACTTCTTTGTAATCAAATAATAGTTTAAATAAATATGCCAAAGATAATACGGGAGTTTTTTTGAAAATTTTTCAAATGGATTTTTTATAATTATCCTGTCTAATCCGAGAAATAAATTATTTTCCTCATAGTTTACTAAATAGAGAATATCTCTATTAATTTTTGAAATTTCGTTTATTAAGTTATAAACATAAGCACCAACTCCCATTGACGTTCTATTCAACCTATCTGCGATAATTCCAACCTTCATTTTATCCACCTAATTGAGCATCTTGTTGATTATATTCACGATCTCTTTCCCAATTCTCTCAGGAGTAGCTTTCTTTTTGTATACATCATATCCTCCATATGCAATTTTTTCTCTCAATTTTTCGTTATCTTTTAATTCTAAAATTTTATCGGCTAAATCATCGGAGTTTGCATGTTCCACAAATAATGCACTCTTTTTATCTTTAAGTAGCTCTCTATTTGCTGGATTGTCCCCGACTATTGTTGGTTTTCGCATTGCAATGAATTGGAATGTTTTTCCAGCTATGACCCGTTTAGCTTTATCTATATCCGAAAAATGTCCACCGAGACAGACATCAGCTTTTGCTATTTCCATCGGCAATTTCTCATATGGAATCCACTCTCTAAATGAGATGTTTTGTAAGTTTAATTTCTTGGCATATCTAATTATTCTCTCATATTCTACGCCTTTACCGATTATATTAAAATGAATGTCAGAATACTTCTCCAATTTCTTGGCGGCCTCGATGATATATTTTACTCCATGAAGAGGAAGGTATGTAGAATAGTAAAATACTTCAAAAATCTCGTTGTCCTTTTCAATGTACCTCGGATAAAATACACTATTATCAGCGCCAACAAAGATACTCTTAAATTTGTCTCTTTCTATCCCAAAGGTGTTAACAAAATAATCTATATGAGCATTAGTATCTAACAAAACAATGTCGGCAAGTTCGCATGAAGATTTGTCCAACAGATAACTTGATTTCCCAAATAGGGAATTGGGCTTGATAATCTGCCTATCAAAGCATAAAGTGTCATATACTGAGATAAATGCATCAAAAATTATTGGCTTTCCTGGTAACACTGACTTAACTATTGGAACTATAGGCTGGCCCAAAAAACCAACAAAAATGATGTCGACTTCTTTCTCTTTTTTTATAAGAACTTTCCTTAGAACCTCATAATATCGCTTAGAATAAGAATTTAGTTGGCTGGTGTACTCAACAACGTTAATTCCATTTTCCTTTAAACCCCTTAATATTAAGGA
This genomic interval carries:
- a CDS encoding DUF2206 domain-containing protein; this translates as MKIKSPLKMNDWDIKSFLIVIFSIQLAYLGIFSMNKLGIEIPFLRQILGFVYITFIPGYLLLRILKIHKLTSEESFMYAVGLSLFFDMFVGFLMNMFYPMLGITDKPISEIPIVVTFTLATLLLSIWAYFRDRDYCNPDFINLKDILSSQFLFLSLIPFMAIFGTYLVNYYANNILLMVMIVVIALVVLLVGFADIIPGKLYSYAIWIVAIALIWHITLITEYIPPLDAIGEYIVSETTIINGIWNPSYEFLYKSDIPMFSLSYYNTSLVCAILWPIYSLILKLGLNEIYKIIGPGLYSFTVLATYKVFLTFYRDYQEKFGGMNENKLAGISALLVCVIMPFYRIVPLISKQSIAELFFVLILLSLFSVKKYTLLLSLIFTFSMVISHYSSSFIYLVGLAFGGAFLRLFPKEANGKLFSTYINKQLALIILFGIIVHIAWYSSVATSLVFKALIIQIDTIAQVIVQLKLFVLEFSRGAYILSKESGDIYHEITRFLYLYIQFIIAIGVIGCFLYQIKHIHTKNENNKVKWYVYLGFSIYAIGMLVATIIVPYFAVVDPRRLFHMFSYIIGVFYSLGLLYLARTALKTPSQVINYVKITSIAGIVLLLLFSSGFIYEITKDHPNSISLSYSSVNKSDNPQIVASFYMGYVERLDVISARWLYKYHLPSQIYRVDVVEGDPEFTVYGGFIQEEIYIYHASPESTTIKESYLYLSYPVTKLKTAWTWDQLLQGVHPYRFPYSRTIISHSKIYTNSGSEILWCP
- a CDS encoding glycosyltransferase, which gives rise to MKVLFISGREPSYVRNSLILRGLKENGINVVEYTSQLNSYSKRYYEVLRKVLIKKEKEVDIIFVGFLGQPIVPIVKSVLPGKPIIFDAFISVYDTLCFDRQIIKPNSLFGKSSYLLDKSSCELADIVLLDTNAHIDYFVNTFGIERDKFKSIFVGADNSVFYPRYIEKDNEIFEVFYYSTYLPLHGVKYIIEAAKKLEKYSDIHFNIIGKGVEYERIIRYAKKLNLQNISFREWIPYEKLPMEIAKADVCLGGHFSDIDKAKRVIAGKTFQFIAMRKPTIVGDNPANRELLKDKKSALFVEHANSDDLADKILELKDNEKLREKIAYGGYDVYKKKATPERIGKEIVNIINKMLN
- a CDS encoding glycosyltransferase family 4 protein, producing the protein MKVGIIADRLNRTSMGVGAYVYNLINEISKINRDILYLVNYEENNLFLGLDRIIIKNPFEKFSKKLPYYLWHIYLNYYLITKKLDLDIIHIPENPTIIQKLKSYKKVVTIHDVMPYLFPKFYHLALRYTYRFLLPRTLKTADAIIADSHNTKLDIIKYFKIPEEKIRVVHLGVDEDYKPLPENEVEKIKQKYNLNYPFILYVGGLAPNKNVSTLIKAYYKLKKKKFEHKLLITGVKRYKYEDIFELIGKLNLQRDIIFTGYVPREDLPSLYNAADLFVYPSLYEGFGLPPLEAMACGTPVITSNTSSLPEVVGNAGIMVNPYDVNGLTKAMYEVLTNKGLREELSKKGLRRAKLFSWRKTAEETLKVYEEVYNGT